The following proteins are co-located in the Pedobacter frigiditerrae genome:
- a CDS encoding LysE family transporter yields MLFLTLIIGILLNAMGYIPPGNINLTVAQLTINKGMRQALYFILSFSIVEVFFTFGMMRFARWVSSDVNLNENVSEVRLGTYVDLFMIMLFIVMGTITWVNRKKVPKTKAEDNRSKKGSVFYGMLLGVLNPVQIPFWLFFGNYVILHEWIKTDYLSLVIFSLGSGLGSALALYGYAHFAKYIQEKFALSSHLINRSIAIFLYVLALYLVIKQIGIYLHWWG; encoded by the coding sequence ATGCTCTTTTTAACCTTAATTATAGGCATCCTTTTAAATGCCATGGGTTATATTCCGCCAGGCAATATAAACCTTACTGTGGCACAGCTTACCATTAATAAAGGCATGCGCCAAGCATTGTACTTTATACTTTCATTTTCTATTGTAGAGGTTTTTTTCACTTTTGGGATGATGCGTTTTGCTCGTTGGGTATCCAGTGATGTAAACCTGAACGAAAATGTAAGCGAAGTAAGGCTGGGCACTTATGTAGATTTGTTCATGATCATGCTCTTTATTGTGATGGGTACTATCACTTGGGTAAATCGTAAAAAAGTTCCAAAAACAAAAGCTGAAGATAATAGAAGTAAAAAAGGGAGTGTATTTTACGGAATGTTGTTAGGTGTTTTAAACCCTGTACAAATTCCTTTCTGGTTATTCTTTGGTAACTATGTTATTCTTCATGAGTGGATTAAAACCGATTACTTATCGCTCGTAATTTTCAGTCTTGGTTCTGGATTAGGTTCTGCACTAGCTTTATATGGTTATGCACACTTTGCAAAATATATACAAGAAAAATTCGCGTTAAGCAGCCACTTGATTAATCGGTCAATCGCTATATTCTTATATGTTTTAGCACTGTACTTGGTTATTAAACAAATAGGTATTTATTTGCACTGGTGGGGGTAA
- a CDS encoding LytTR family DNA-binding domain-containing protein: MLLELLSMNWGGFLINIVIPLFFFGVPLTIVILVVRRLLKKDNSNYNFPINHYTVNVNGPNEPGKTQNATLATDVVFKEKGSSKIALPQQSEIRYVEIAEIIRCEADDNYTKFVLAGENILVSRSLKEYADQLKPKGFLRTHQSHLVNPVYVKSWLKEDGGMLQLNNNDKIPVSKPNREIVKEALGK; the protein is encoded by the coding sequence ATGCTTTTAGAATTATTAAGTATGAACTGGGGTGGATTTTTAATTAATATTGTCATTCCACTATTCTTTTTCGGGGTACCTTTAACAATAGTCATACTTGTGGTTCGTCGCCTTCTTAAAAAAGATAATTCAAATTATAATTTCCCAATAAATCATTATACGGTTAATGTAAATGGTCCTAATGAGCCTGGCAAGACACAGAACGCTACGCTGGCAACAGACGTAGTGTTTAAAGAAAAAGGGAGTTCCAAAATAGCTTTACCTCAACAGAGTGAGATAAGATATGTGGAAATTGCTGAAATCATAAGGTGTGAAGCTGATGATAACTACACGAAGTTTGTTTTAGCAGGAGAAAACATTTTGGTTTCAAGATCTTTAAAAGAATATGCCGACCAGTTAAAGCCAAAAGGATTTCTACGAACGCATCAAAGCCATTTGGTAAACCCAGTTTATGTGAAAAGCTGGCTTAAAGAAGATGGAGGAATGTTGCAGTTAAATAATAATGATAAGATCCCTGTGTCAAAGCCAAATAGGGAGATAGTTAAAGAAGCTTTAGGAAAATAA
- a CDS encoding YdeI/OmpD-associated family protein, whose amino-acid sequence MAQYDERVDNYINKAEPFAQPILNHIRNLVHQVSPLINETIKWGFPHFEYKAAICHMASFKAHCTLGFWKASLMKDPYQIFNEKDTAMGSIGRIEKLEDLPSDKILTEYILEALRIDESGVKLKKVTTPKAEIPIPTDFTEALNQNPRAKQTFENFSPSHKREYLEWITTAKTEATKLKRMVTTIEWLTEGKSLNWKYQR is encoded by the coding sequence ATGGCACAATATGATGAACGGGTAGACAATTACATTAACAAAGCAGAGCCCTTTGCTCAACCCATTCTAAACCACATTAGAAATTTGGTGCATCAAGTGTCGCCATTGATTAATGAAACTATAAAATGGGGCTTTCCTCATTTTGAATACAAAGCTGCAATTTGTCACATGGCATCATTTAAAGCGCATTGCACTTTAGGCTTCTGGAAAGCTTCGTTAATGAAAGACCCTTATCAAATATTTAATGAAAAAGACACAGCCATGGGTAGTATTGGAAGAATTGAAAAATTAGAAGATTTACCTTCTGATAAAATTTTAACTGAATACATTTTAGAAGCATTAAGGATTGATGAATCTGGTGTAAAACTCAAAAAAGTTACTACACCAAAAGCAGAGATACCTATACCTACAGATTTCACTGAAGCATTGAATCAAAATCCAAGAGCGAAACAAACTTTTGAGAACTTTAGTCCTTCTCATAAAAGAGAATACCTTGAGTGGATTACCACAGCTAAAACGGAAGCAACCAAGTTAAAAAGAATGGTGACTACCATTGAATGGTTGACCGAAGGGAAATCGTTGAATTGGAAGTATCAGAGATGA
- a CDS encoding cation:proton antiporter: MIHLPVLIADLGLILAAAGVITLLFKKIKQPLVLGYIIAGLLVGPHIKIIPTVSDYKSITIWGEIGVIFLLFSLGLEFSFKKLVKVGGSSSITAIVKVLFIILCGYLIGIAMGWNNMDSIFLGGIISISSTMITIKAFEELGIKHKKFAGLVFGVLIVEDLVAILLLVLFSTMAVSQQSAGPEMIKSILKLSFFLVLWFLGGIFLIPTFLKATKKLMNDETMLVVSLALCLVMVLLADKAGFSPALGAFIMGSILAETTQAERIEHLTKSVKDLFAAVFFVSVGMLINPTVLIEYALPILFITLVIIFGKILFTTLGALLAGQPLKTAVQAGMSLAQIGEFSFIIATLGVSLKVTSEFLYPIAVAAAAITTFTTPYLIKLSEPFYKFLNNRLPEKWLDAIDRYSSGTAGITTLSDWRILLRSYMFNTIIHAVIIISIILLAARFLNPFIANQLDFGSNSTIISVIVSFILMSPFLWALSIRRIQKTAYSHLWLNKRYTRGPLIAIEVFRILLGIFFVGFLMYEFFETWIAAMIALTLVVLVMIIFSRKLQSFYNKLETRFILNLNARENRTPNILPWDTHLTEITVAPESELVGKTLVDLKIREQYGVNIAMIERGKINISTPNRDERLYPYDKLLIIGTDDQLANIKPLFEGIVDETLISIPMEDMSLQKVIINSKSPVFGQTIRDSGIREQTQGLVVGIERNGERILNPDSNLIFENGDIVWIVGNNKKIPELLK, from the coding sequence ATGATTCACTTACCTGTATTAATAGCCGATTTAGGCCTTATTCTTGCCGCAGCTGGAGTTATTACACTCCTATTTAAAAAAATAAAACAACCTTTAGTCTTAGGCTATATCATTGCTGGATTGTTGGTTGGCCCACACATTAAAATTATCCCTACTGTTAGCGACTATAAAAGCATCACCATTTGGGGCGAGATAGGTGTTATCTTCCTTTTATTTAGCCTCGGACTAGAATTCAGTTTCAAAAAACTGGTTAAAGTTGGGGGCTCCTCATCCATAACCGCAATTGTTAAAGTGTTATTTATCATTTTATGTGGTTACCTAATTGGTATTGCAATGGGATGGAATAACATGGATAGTATTTTCCTCGGAGGAATCATTTCCATATCATCTACAATGATAACCATTAAGGCATTTGAAGAACTTGGTATTAAACATAAAAAGTTTGCTGGTTTAGTATTTGGTGTACTTATCGTAGAGGATTTGGTTGCCATTTTACTATTGGTGCTATTTTCTACAATGGCTGTTAGTCAGCAATCTGCCGGACCTGAAATGATTAAATCTATACTTAAGCTAAGTTTCTTTTTAGTGCTATGGTTCTTAGGTGGTATATTCTTAATACCTACGTTTTTAAAGGCTACCAAAAAACTAATGAATGATGAAACCATGTTGGTGGTATCTCTTGCTCTATGTTTAGTGATGGTATTACTAGCAGACAAAGCTGGTTTTTCTCCTGCATTAGGTGCATTTATCATGGGTTCAATTTTAGCAGAAACAACCCAAGCAGAACGCATAGAACATTTAACAAAATCTGTTAAAGATTTATTTGCAGCCGTGTTTTTTGTTTCGGTTGGTATGTTAATCAATCCAACTGTTTTAATAGAATACGCATTACCCATATTATTCATCACACTAGTTATCATTTTCGGGAAAATCCTATTTACAACTTTAGGTGCTTTATTGGCTGGTCAACCTCTTAAAACCGCTGTACAAGCTGGTATGAGCTTGGCACAAATTGGTGAGTTTTCATTTATCATTGCAACCTTAGGCGTGAGCTTAAAAGTAACTAGCGAATTCCTTTATCCCATTGCTGTTGCCGCAGCTGCAATTACCACTTTTACTACGCCATATTTAATCAAATTATCAGAGCCATTTTATAAGTTCCTAAACAACAGGCTTCCTGAGAAATGGCTAGACGCGATTGACAGATATAGTTCAGGTACGGCTGGAATTACCACTTTGAGCGACTGGAGAATTTTGTTAAGGTCTTATATGTTTAATACAATTATTCACGCTGTAATTATTATTTCCATCATTTTGTTGGCAGCTCGGTTTTTAAATCCATTTATAGCAAATCAATTAGATTTTGGTTCAAATTCAACTATCATTAGTGTAATTGTATCCTTTATTTTGATGTCTCCATTTTTATGGGCATTATCCATCAGAAGAATACAAAAAACAGCTTACTCTCACTTATGGCTAAACAAAAGATATACCCGTGGCCCTTTAATTGCCATTGAAGTTTTCAGGATACTTTTAGGAATTTTCTTCGTAGGTTTTTTGATGTATGAATTTTTTGAAACCTGGATAGCTGCTATGATTGCCTTAACATTGGTGGTTTTGGTAATGATTATTTTTTCAAGAAAGCTGCAATCATTTTATAATAAATTGGAGACAAGATTCATTTTGAACTTAAATGCTCGAGAAAACAGAACACCAAACATTTTACCTTGGGATACTCACTTAACTGAAATCACTGTTGCCCCAGAATCTGAGCTCGTTGGCAAAACACTAGTCGATCTAAAAATCAGGGAACAATATGGTGTTAATATTGCCATGATAGAAAGAGGAAAAATCAACATCTCTACACCTAATAGAGATGAGAGGTTATACCCCTACGATAAGCTATTGATTATTGGAACAGACGACCAGTTGGCAAACATCAAACCCTTGTTTGAAGGCATAGTTGATGAAACGTTAATATCAATACCAATGGAAGATATGTCATTGCAGAAAGTTATTATCAACAGTAAATCACCTGTTTTTGGACAAACCATTAGGGATTCTGGCATTAGAGAACAAACTCAAGGTCTAGTCGTAGGAATTGAAAGAAATGGAGAACGAATTTTAAATCCCGATTCAAATTTGATATTTGAAAATGGAGATATTGTTTGGATTGTGGGTAACAATAAGAAAATACCAGAGCTGTTGAAATAA
- a CDS encoding bifunctional riboflavin kinase/FAD synthetase, protein MKIYNQLSEFKKLNNAVVTIGTFDGVHYGHQKIIKRLCELAKSTGGESVILTFFPHPRMIIDPENQDLKMINTIKEKAEILANLGVDHLIITPFTRDFSNLDATDYIKNILIDTIGTKQIIVGYDHRFGKDRKGGMNELQQFSKVYGYEIEEIPEQDINDVAVSSTKIRKALLDGDVSLAAKYLGYHFSISGPVIKGDKIGRTIGFPTANIFVEETYKIIPSDGIYAVTVEMSSEIGDESLELELKTPNSQLQTYTGMAYIGQRPTINGMTRNIEVNIFDFNREIYGQTIKMNFLKFLRHDVKFTGLEALTEQLHQDKQDTLTFFASNPT, encoded by the coding sequence TTGAAGATATATAATCAACTTTCTGAGTTTAAAAAGCTAAATAATGCTGTAGTTACTATCGGCACTTTTGATGGTGTTCACTATGGTCACCAAAAAATTATAAAACGCCTTTGCGAATTGGCAAAATCTACCGGCGGCGAAAGTGTAATTCTAACTTTTTTCCCGCACCCGCGGATGATTATCGATCCAGAAAACCAAGATTTGAAAATGATAAACACCATTAAAGAGAAGGCAGAAATTTTAGCGAATCTAGGTGTAGACCATTTGATCATTACGCCATTTACACGAGATTTTTCTAATCTTGATGCTACAGATTATATCAAAAACATATTGATAGATACCATTGGGACCAAACAAATAATTGTTGGTTACGACCACCGTTTTGGGAAAGACAGAAAAGGTGGGATGAATGAGCTACAGCAGTTTTCAAAAGTGTATGGATATGAGATTGAAGAAATTCCAGAACAAGATATTAATGATGTAGCTGTAAGCTCTACCAAAATTCGTAAAGCATTGTTAGATGGAGATGTTTCTTTAGCTGCGAAATATTTAGGATATCATTTTTCTATTAGTGGACCAGTTATAAAGGGTGACAAAATTGGAAGAACAATTGGTTTCCCTACAGCAAACATTTTTGTAGAAGAAACTTACAAAATCATCCCAAGTGATGGCATTTATGCGGTAACAGTTGAGATGAGCTCGGAGATTGGAGATGAGAGTTTGGAACTAGAACTCAAAACCCCAAACTCTCAACTCCAAACTTACACAGGAATGGCCTACATCGGGCAACGCCCAACCATTAACGGAATGACAAGGAATATTGAAGTGAATATTTTTGATTTTAATCGAGAGATTTACGGTCAAACCATTAAAATGAATTTTTTAAAGTTTTTACGTCACGATGTGAAATTTACTGGATTGGAGGCCTTAACCGAACAATTACATCAAGATAAACAAGATACCTTAACCTTTTTCGCATCAAATCCTACATAA
- a CDS encoding YitT family protein, giving the protein MERIKNKNTRFLKEGTLIICGVVSACFGLKSFLLPSHFIDGGVTGISLLVKALTGWNLSYLIVIINIPFILMGYKQIGKSFAIKTTVAIGLLSLALVFLPFNPITHDKLLIAFFGGFFLGGGIGLAMRGGCVIDGTEVLALYISRNSMLTVGNIILILNIIIFAFAAYFLNIETALYAILTYLSASNTVDFIVNGLEAYTGVTIISDKNDEIKHFIITEMRRGVTIYKGEGGYLEKKDIDIIYTVVTKLEMSKLQSQIRQIDPDAFVVQQQIADLKGGVVKRQALH; this is encoded by the coding sequence ATGGAACGCATAAAGAATAAAAATACTCGATTTTTAAAAGAGGGAACTTTAATTATTTGCGGTGTAGTTTCTGCTTGTTTTGGACTAAAAAGCTTTTTGCTACCTAGTCATTTTATTGATGGCGGTGTTACCGGTATATCACTATTGGTAAAAGCCTTAACAGGCTGGAATTTATCTTACCTAATTGTCATCATTAATATTCCGTTTATTTTAATGGGATATAAACAGATAGGCAAAAGCTTTGCTATCAAAACCACTGTTGCAATAGGCCTTCTTTCATTGGCATTAGTTTTTTTGCCATTTAATCCAATTACACATGACAAGCTTTTAATCGCCTTTTTTGGCGGTTTCTTTTTAGGAGGAGGAATTGGCTTAGCCATGCGTGGTGGTTGCGTAATTGACGGAACGGAGGTTTTAGCTTTGTATATCAGTAGAAATAGCATGTTGACGGTTGGAAACATCATCCTCATCTTAAACATTATCATTTTTGCTTTTGCAGCTTATTTCTTGAATATTGAAACTGCCCTTTATGCAATTTTAACTTATTTATCGGCTTCGAATACTGTAGATTTTATTGTAAATGGTTTAGAGGCTTATACGGGCGTAACCATTATTTCAGATAAGAATGATGAAATCAAACACTTCATTATTACAGAAATGAGAAGAGGCGTTACCATTTATAAAGGCGAAGGTGGGTATTTAGAGAAAAAAGATATTGATATAATTTATACTGTGGTAACAAAGCTAGAAATGAGCAAGTTACAATCACAAATTAGACAAATAGACCCTGATGCTTTTGTTGTACAACAACAAATTGCAGATTTAAAAGGTGGTGTTGTAAAACGCCAAGCTTTACATTAA
- the truB gene encoding tRNA pseudouridine(55) synthase TruB, translated as MDNNTTQFPDFNFAEGELLLINKPYKWTSFDVVGKIRNSLKPLKLKVGHAGTLDPLATGLLIICTGKLTKKIDTFQAEEKEYTGTMILGASTPSFDMETEVDAEFPIDKITEEEIYKAVEPFKGDIEQYPPAHSAVKVNGERLYVKARLGEEVELRKRNVTVSEFEITRIALPEVDFRIVCSKGTYIRSLVSDFGKQLNNAAYLSKLTRTRSGNFLLSNAFEVADLVQYLRNKREEKKLETDTD; from the coding sequence TTGGATAACAATACAACTCAATTTCCTGATTTTAACTTTGCCGAAGGCGAATTACTGCTCATCAACAAACCCTATAAATGGACTTCTTTTGATGTGGTTGGTAAAATTAGAAATTCACTTAAACCGCTAAAACTAAAAGTTGGTCACGCAGGAACTTTAGATCCTTTAGCAACTGGTTTATTAATCATTTGCACAGGCAAACTGACTAAAAAAATCGATACTTTTCAAGCAGAGGAGAAAGAATATACTGGCACCATGATTCTGGGCGCTAGTACCCCTTCTTTCGACATGGAAACCGAAGTTGATGCTGAATTTCCTATTGACAAAATCACTGAGGAAGAAATCTATAAAGCAGTTGAACCTTTTAAAGGAGATATAGAACAATATCCACCAGCTCATTCTGCAGTAAAAGTAAATGGAGAACGCCTATATGTAAAAGCTCGTTTAGGCGAAGAAGTAGAATTACGTAAACGGAATGTAACTGTTAGTGAATTTGAAATTACTAGGATTGCTCTACCAGAGGTAGATTTTAGAATAGTTTGCAGCAAAGGCACATACATTCGTTCCCTAGTTTCAGATTTCGGTAAACAATTGAACAATGCTGCCTATCTTTCTAAATTAACCAGAACCCGTAGTGGTAATTTTTTACTTTCTAATGCATTTGAAGTAGCAGATTTGGTTCAGTATCTTCGCAATAAGCGAGAAGAGAAAAAATTAGAAACAGATACCGATTAA
- a CDS encoding undecaprenyl-diphosphate phosphatase: protein MNYIQALILAIIEGLTEFLPVSSTGHMIIGSSVMGIASDPFVKLFTICIQLGAILSVVVLYFKKFFRSIHFYIKLVIAFIPAAIFGILLSDKIDAMLESPLTVGISLLVGGIILLFVDKWFNSPTVNDEEEINYFTALKIGFLQCLAMIPGVSRSGATIVGGMSQKLSRKAAAEFSFFLAVPTMFAATGKKLLDFYQEGHKISNDQFQVLIFGNVIAFIVALLAIKSFIGYLNKNGFKIFGWYRIVVGLVIIALILSGHQLSII, encoded by the coding sequence TTGAATTATATACAAGCTTTAATCCTTGCTATTATAGAAGGATTAACTGAATTTTTGCCGGTTTCTTCTACGGGCCACATGATTATTGGTTCTTCCGTAATGGGAATTGCTTCAGATCCTTTTGTTAAATTATTCACTATCTGCATTCAATTAGGAGCAATACTTTCTGTTGTAGTTTTATACTTCAAAAAGTTCTTTAGAAGTATCCATTTCTATATTAAATTAGTAATTGCATTTATTCCTGCAGCTATCTTTGGCATTTTATTGAGTGATAAAATCGATGCAATGCTAGAAAGCCCATTAACAGTTGGCATTTCTTTATTAGTTGGGGGGATTATATTATTATTTGTTGATAAATGGTTCAATAGTCCTACGGTAAATGATGAAGAGGAAATCAATTATTTTACTGCTTTAAAAATTGGCTTCTTACAATGTTTAGCCATGATACCTGGAGTTTCTCGTTCCGGAGCAACCATTGTAGGTGGTATGAGCCAAAAATTAAGTAGAAAAGCTGCAGCAGAATTTTCCTTCTTTTTAGCAGTACCAACCATGTTTGCCGCAACAGGTAAAAAATTACTCGATTTTTATCAAGAGGGTCATAAAATTTCTAATGATCAATTTCAAGTGTTAATATTTGGAAACGTTATTGCATTTATTGTAGCCTTACTCGCTATTAAAAGCTTTATTGGTTATCTAAATAAAAATGGCTTTAAGATTTTTGGATGGTATCGAATTGTAGTTGGCTTGGTTATTATTGCGTTGATTTTATCAGGGCATCAGCTGTCTATCATTTAA
- a CDS encoding DUF3098 domain-containing protein — protein sequence MAEKKSAPVKQEEKTDMVFTKKNYQLYLIAIAIVLVGFILMIGTTGDIYDTRRTLISPMIVLFGFGFGIYAILKD from the coding sequence ATGGCAGAAAAAAAATCAGCTCCTGTAAAACAGGAAGAAAAAACAGACATGGTTTTCACCAAAAAGAATTACCAATTGTACTTAATTGCAATTGCTATAGTATTAGTTGGCTTTATCTTAATGATTGGTACCACAGGTGATATTTACGATACCAGAAGAACACTAATTTCACCCATGATTGTGTTATTTGGTTTCGGTTTCGGCATTTATGCCATCTTAAAAGACTAA
- a CDS encoding cell division protein FtsX — MEEFEVSEASKKTKTIYISTIFSIALVLLMLGMLGLILVHAKNLSNYVKENIVLNIILDEGAKETDILAFRKDVESNVSVKQTQYVNKEVAQHNLTKDLGEDFVNFLGYNPLLSTIDVYMKADYANNANIDALKKKIEKNPIVKEVVYQSSLIDMVNKNISTISLIVLGFAIILLVIAIALINNTIRLAIFSQRFLIKSMQLVGATKNFIRKPFILVAALHGLIASFIAIIILLGLLYYAQKELPEILILRNYAEFGFVLVGMVAVGIFITSISTLFAVSRYLRLKLYDLYR; from the coding sequence ATGGAAGAATTTGAAGTAAGTGAGGCTTCTAAGAAGACCAAAACCATATACATCTCTACTATTTTTAGTATTGCATTAGTTTTATTGATGTTAGGTATGTTAGGCTTAATTTTAGTTCATGCCAAAAACTTATCCAATTACGTAAAAGAGAATATTGTTTTAAACATTATTCTTGACGAAGGCGCAAAGGAAACTGATATTCTTGCATTTAGAAAGGATGTAGAAAGTAATGTCTCTGTTAAACAAACTCAATATGTTAACAAAGAAGTTGCACAACACAATTTAACCAAAGATTTAGGTGAAGATTTTGTCAACTTTTTAGGTTACAATCCTTTACTATCTACCATTGATGTTTACATGAAGGCCGATTATGCCAACAATGCAAATATTGATGCTTTAAAAAAGAAAATCGAAAAAAACCCTATTGTTAAAGAGGTAGTTTATCAAAGTTCTTTAATAGATATGGTGAATAAAAATATCAGCACAATTAGTTTAATTGTTTTGGGTTTTGCCATTATTCTATTAGTAATCGCAATTGCATTAATCAATAACACCATTCGTTTAGCTATCTTCTCGCAACGCTTTTTAATTAAAAGCATGCAGTTGGTTGGTGCTACTAAAAACTTTATCAGAAAGCCTTTTATTTTGGTTGCAGCTTTACATGGCTTAATTGCTTCATTTATTGCAATCATCATTTTATTAGGCCTTTTGTATTATGCCCAGAAAGAATTACCAGAGATATTGATCCTAAGAAACTATGCAGAATTTGGTTTTGTATTAGTAGGAATGGTAGCAGTTGGCATTTTCATTACTTCAATAAGCACACTGTTTGCAGTGAGCAGATATTTACGTTTAAAACTTTACGATCTTTATAGATAA